Proteins from one Anomalospiza imberbis isolate Cuckoo-Finch-1a 21T00152 chromosome 33, ASM3175350v1, whole genome shotgun sequence genomic window:
- the LOC137463984 gene encoding olfactory receptor 14J1-like, translating into MCYDRYVSICKPLHYGTLLGSRACAHMAAAAWASAFLYSLLHTANTFSLPLCHGNALGQFFCEMPQILKLSCSNSHIREIGLIAVSACLVFGCFVFIVFSYVQIFRAVLRIPSEQGRHKAFSTCLPHLAVVSLFVSTAAFAHLKPPSMSSPSLDLALSVLYSVVPPALNPLIYSLRNQELKAAVWTLITGWFQKR; encoded by the coding sequence atgtgctacgaccgctacgtgtccatctgcaaacccctgcactacgggaccctcctgggcagcagagcttgtgcccacatggcagcagctgcctgggccagtgcctttctctattcactgctgcacacggccaatacattttccctgcccctgtgccatggcaatgccctgggccagttcttctgtgaaatgccccagatcctcaagctctcctgctccaattCCCACATTAGAGAAAttgggctcattgctgttagtgcctgtttggtatttggttgttttgtgttcattgttttctcctatgtgcagatcttcagggccgtgctgaggatcccctctgagcagggacggcacaaagccttttccacctgcctccctcacctggccgtggtctctctgtttgtcagcactgcagcatttgctcacctgaagcccccctccatgtcctccccatccctggatctggccctgtcagttctgtactcggtggtgcctccagccctgaaccccctcatctacagcctgaggaaccaggagctcaaggctgcagtgtggacactgataACTGGATGGTTTCAGAAACGTTAA